One window of Candidatus Microthrix subdominans genomic DNA carries:
- the sufS gene encoding SufS family cysteine desulfurase, which produces MNDLRNLPGDPLDSVAIRAQFPVLQREIKGHRMAFLDSAASSQKPQRVIDSMSRFYETINANVHRGVYEISEQSTTAVEQARRDIARFIGAADAAEVVFTKNATESLNLVAGSWGRANLGPGDAIVLSMLEHHANIVPWHMLAAEKGFEIRWIPLTDDAQLDLSSLDTLLDGAKLVGVTAASNVTGTLTPVRRIADAAHQAGAVVCVDACQFVPHSRCDVEELGADFLAFSGHKMCGPTGIGVLWGRRTLLEEMPPFLGGGSMIRDVRLDGFTANEIPHKFEAGTPPIAEIIGLGEAVAFLEELGMDNVLAHEQAMSAYAFRTLTERFGERLTIHGPAEPGQRAGVMSFALGDVHPHDVSQILDEHGVAVRAGHHCAKPLMKELGVGATARASWYLYNTPDDVDALADALDATAEFFL; this is translated from the coding sequence ATGAACGACCTGCGCAACCTGCCTGGCGACCCCCTCGACTCGGTTGCCATCCGGGCGCAGTTCCCCGTACTCCAGCGGGAGATCAAGGGCCATCGCATGGCCTTTCTGGACAGCGCTGCATCTTCACAGAAGCCCCAGCGGGTCATCGACTCCATGTCGCGCTTCTACGAGACGATCAACGCCAACGTTCACCGCGGCGTGTACGAGATCTCCGAACAGTCGACGACGGCGGTGGAGCAGGCGCGCCGCGACATCGCTCGGTTTATCGGTGCCGCCGACGCTGCCGAGGTCGTGTTCACCAAGAACGCCACCGAATCGCTGAACCTGGTTGCCGGCTCCTGGGGACGAGCCAACCTCGGGCCCGGGGATGCCATCGTGCTCTCGATGCTCGAGCACCACGCCAACATCGTGCCGTGGCACATGCTGGCCGCCGAGAAGGGCTTCGAGATCCGTTGGATCCCGCTGACCGACGACGCCCAACTCGACCTGAGCTCACTCGACACCCTGCTCGACGGCGCCAAGCTGGTCGGCGTCACCGCCGCCTCCAACGTCACCGGCACCCTGACCCCGGTTCGGCGCATTGCCGATGCCGCCCACCAAGCCGGCGCCGTCGTGTGCGTCGACGCCTGCCAGTTCGTGCCCCACAGCCGCTGCGACGTCGAAGAGCTCGGCGCCGACTTCCTGGCCTTCTCCGGGCACAAGATGTGCGGCCCGACCGGCATCGGCGTGTTGTGGGGCCGTCGGACCCTCCTTGAGGAGATGCCGCCGTTCCTTGGCGGCGGGTCGATGATCCGCGACGTCCGCCTCGACGGGTTCACCGCCAACGAGATCCCGCACAAGTTTGAGGCCGGCACCCCACCGATCGCCGAGATCATCGGCCTCGGCGAGGCGGTCGCCTTCCTCGAGGAGCTGGGCATGGACAACGTCTTGGCTCACGAACAGGCGATGTCGGCCTATGCCTTCCGGACGCTGACCGAACGCTTCGGCGAGCGGCTGACGATTCACGGGCCGGCGGAGCCCGGCCAGCGGGCGGGCGTGATGAGCTTCGCCCTCGGCGACGTGCACCCCCACGACGTGTCGCAGATCCTCGACGAGCACGGCGTGGCGGTGCGGGCCGGGCACCACTGCGCCAAGCCGCTCATGAAGGAGCTCGGAGTCGGGGCAACCGCACGCGCCTCCTGGTACCTGTACAACACACCCGACGATGTCGATGCCCTGGCGGACGCCCTGGACGCCACGGCCGAGTTCTTTCTGTAA
- a CDS encoding MBL fold metallo-hydrolase, protein MALETDTTRIWSDTAAEIHQVVVGPMDNNVYVLRCRSTGDAVLIDAANEHDLLLELARSLGVRQVLETHGHWDHIQAVTEMRDAGYSVGVTSEDASMLPSYDEILADDELIEVGDLRLRTIHTPGHTPGSMCFAIEGTPVLFSGDTLFPGGPGNTTFEGGDFPTIIESLEQRLFRPFGGDTLVLPGHGDHTTIGAEAPHLDEWVERGW, encoded by the coding sequence ATGGCCCTCGAAACCGACACGACCCGCATCTGGTCCGACACCGCCGCCGAGATCCACCAGGTGGTCGTCGGGCCGATGGACAACAACGTCTACGTGCTGCGCTGTCGATCCACCGGCGACGCCGTGCTGATCGACGCCGCCAACGAACACGACCTCCTGTTGGAGCTGGCTCGAAGCCTCGGGGTGCGCCAAGTGCTCGAAACCCACGGGCACTGGGACCACATACAGGCGGTGACCGAGATGCGCGACGCCGGCTATTCGGTGGGTGTGACCTCCGAGGACGCGTCGATGCTGCCGTCCTATGACGAGATCCTGGCCGACGACGAGCTGATCGAGGTTGGTGACCTCCGGCTGCGCACGATCCACACGCCCGGCCACACGCCCGGTTCGATGTGCTTTGCCATCGAGGGCACCCCGGTGCTGTTCTCGGGCGACACCCTGTTTCCGGGCGGGCCGGGCAACACCACCTTCGAGGGCGGCGACTTCCCGACGATCATCGAGTCGCTCGAACAGCGGCTGTTCCGCCCCTTCGGTGGCGACACCCTCGTGCTGCCGGGACACGGCGACCACACGACGATCGGCGCCGAGGCACCACATCTTGACGAGTGGGTCGAGCGCGGCTGGTGA
- a CDS encoding DUF2157 domain-containing protein, with protein MTTPDTSATSAAQPAVGACPRCGARLSAAIGTPNAACPSCHLALGGPLVAELSDLNRRHGELHRYRNEVLAIVAHDLEANERRRGEVLAALEPASPTAAGQPPHQAAERGRPAGGNGRGTQALLLGLGVLCLAIAVAVFAAVGWGRLNPAGQAAVLLAATVVAGFGGLALHRRGLRATGEAVLCLAAAMVLVDIAVFGDALGAGAGDLRFWSGGLALLAALGAATRRWGGAGGLAPPSSGALIGVVAAQLTLPMAVGAALGRHSSTGFDLTLGDPGLTQVGIAGVAVVGIVQAIVVTLGTRERRWSPASPVVGMALLTAAAGWFVSASMALALNEPTAAAAILAGAAIAATLAALLPQLGSAWTNLAAAGTAAAALGAWTALAPDALSLTVWVATGAALAVLAACTTPQRSRWGGALVAGLVLAGTTWVLLAAGGSALDDLTTRLGGTPEGTAGADYSWAEVLAVAMIVTAAVVGALMILARHRNRRAWIGPLTAAAVVLIAYLAMALPPLIGVSQLTWAIVLTLAAAAGAAAVTAISISGAAGAAIRAAGWAAAGTTAAAALALGFVGDDLDLWWALTGVAALLAVLTGRAGRTIESTGLAGVAGLLTVVGAASTAALFDAGPTWVAIVAVTTSGVLAVAAAAVVWAAEEVAAAGRGPRSVAGAIWSTVARPFIALMLGAQAVALVVAVVDSIDRQAAVSGTVNLLIGAICWFAVSILIRQGLAAAVGAVLSQFAAWLALGIAGVGLVEAYTVPGALVLLALGAEAMRRSPQRGSWMSLSPALVVALVPSSMVAIADGGARMLALIAVGALLVIVGGLLRLGAPVVAGACCVVTLSFVEVAPLVGSLPRYLTFGTAGAVLLVTGATFERRRAELRSLHRQLRSLR; from the coding sequence ATGACCACGCCCGACACCAGCGCCACCAGCGCCGCCCAGCCCGCTGTGGGCGCCTGTCCCCGCTGCGGCGCCCGCCTCAGCGCCGCCATCGGCACCCCCAACGCGGCCTGCCCCAGCTGCCACCTCGCCCTCGGCGGACCCCTCGTCGCCGAGCTGAGCGACCTCAACCGCCGCCATGGGGAGCTCCATCGGTACCGGAACGAGGTCCTGGCGATCGTTGCGCACGACCTGGAGGCCAACGAGCGGCGTCGTGGAGAAGTGCTCGCCGCCTTGGAGCCGGCCAGCCCGACGGCCGCCGGTCAGCCGCCTCACCAGGCCGCTGAGCGCGGACGACCGGCCGGCGGCAACGGCCGGGGAACCCAGGCGTTGCTTCTGGGCCTCGGCGTGTTGTGCCTGGCGATCGCCGTCGCCGTGTTTGCCGCCGTCGGGTGGGGTCGGCTCAACCCTGCCGGCCAGGCCGCCGTGCTGCTGGCCGCAACGGTGGTGGCCGGATTTGGCGGGCTGGCGCTGCACCGTCGGGGCCTGAGGGCGACGGGCGAAGCGGTGCTGTGCCTGGCCGCGGCCATGGTGCTGGTCGACATTGCGGTGTTCGGCGACGCCCTCGGCGCCGGCGCAGGCGATCTCCGGTTCTGGAGCGGTGGCCTGGCGTTGCTCGCCGCCCTGGGCGCCGCCACCCGGCGCTGGGGCGGAGCCGGCGGCCTGGCCCCGCCATCGTCCGGGGCCCTGATCGGCGTGGTCGCTGCGCAGCTGACCTTGCCGATGGCGGTGGGGGCGGCGCTCGGCCGCCACTCGAGCACCGGGTTCGACCTCACGCTGGGGGATCCGGGCCTGACCCAGGTGGGCATCGCCGGGGTGGCTGTCGTCGGCATCGTGCAGGCGATCGTCGTCACGCTGGGCACCCGTGAGCGACGCTGGTCGCCGGCCTCACCGGTGGTGGGCATGGCGCTGCTGACCGCGGCCGCCGGTTGGTTTGTGTCGGCGAGCATGGCGCTGGCGCTGAACGAGCCGACCGCCGCCGCGGCGATTCTGGCGGGGGCGGCGATCGCTGCGACCCTGGCGGCGTTGCTGCCGCAGCTCGGCTCGGCCTGGACCAACCTGGCGGCGGCCGGAACAGCCGCTGCGGCGCTCGGGGCGTGGACGGCGCTGGCCCCGGACGCACTCTCGCTCACCGTGTGGGTGGCCACCGGCGCTGCGTTGGCCGTGCTCGCCGCCTGCACAACCCCGCAGCGCTCCAGGTGGGGCGGGGCGCTCGTCGCCGGCCTCGTCCTGGCGGGGACGACGTGGGTGCTCCTCGCCGCCGGCGGCAGTGCTCTTGACGACTTGACGACACGCCTCGGCGGCACCCCGGAGGGCACCGCCGGCGCCGACTACTCCTGGGCCGAGGTCCTCGCCGTGGCGATGATCGTCACCGCAGCCGTCGTCGGCGCCCTGATGATCCTCGCCCGACATCGCAACCGAAGGGCCTGGATCGGACCTCTCACTGCCGCTGCGGTGGTGTTGATCGCTTATCTGGCCATGGCGCTGCCGCCGTTGATCGGCGTGAGCCAGCTCACCTGGGCGATCGTATTGACCCTGGCAGCCGCGGCCGGCGCGGCCGCCGTGACTGCGATCTCGATCAGCGGCGCAGCGGGCGCGGCCATCCGGGCCGCGGGATGGGCAGCGGCGGGCACCACCGCAGCCGCTGCGCTCGCGCTGGGGTTCGTCGGGGACGACCTGGACCTGTGGTGGGCGCTCACCGGCGTCGCTGCGCTCCTCGCCGTGCTGACCGGGCGGGCGGGACGGACCATCGAAAGCACCGGCCTGGCCGGCGTGGCCGGCCTGCTCACCGTCGTCGGCGCCGCCTCGACCGCAGCGCTGTTCGACGCCGGGCCGACCTGGGTGGCCATCGTCGCCGTCACCACCTCGGGCGTCCTCGCCGTGGCGGCTGCCGCCGTCGTGTGGGCCGCCGAGGAAGTCGCTGCGGCGGGCCGGGGTCCCCGATCGGTCGCCGGCGCCATCTGGAGCACCGTCGCCCGCCCGTTCATCGCCCTGATGCTCGGTGCCCAGGCGGTGGCCCTGGTCGTGGCGGTGGTCGACTCGATCGACCGCCAGGCAGCCGTCTCCGGCACGGTCAACCTGCTGATCGGCGCGATCTGTTGGTTCGCCGTCTCCATCCTCATCCGACAGGGCCTTGCCGCTGCGGTCGGCGCAGTGCTCTCCCAGTTCGCCGCCTGGCTGGCCCTGGGGATCGCCGGGGTGGGGCTCGTCGAGGCCTACACCGTGCCGGGCGCGCTGGTGCTGCTGGCGCTGGGCGCCGAGGCGATGCGGCGTTCCCCGCAGCGGGGCTCCTGGATGTCGTTGTCACCGGCGCTGGTCGTTGCCCTGGTGCCGTCATCGATGGTCGCGATCGCCGATGGCGGCGCCCGGATGCTGGCGCTCATCGCCGTCGGTGCGCTGCTCGTCATCGTCGGTGGCCTGCTCAGGCTGGGTGCCCCGGTCGTTGCCGGAGCGTGCTGCGTGGTGACGCTGTCGTTCGTCGAGGTGGCGCCGCTGGTCGGATCGCTGCCCCGCTACCTCACTTTCGGCACCGCCGGCGCGGTGTTGCTCGTCACCGGGGCCACGTTCGAGCGCCGCCGGGCCGAGCTGCGCT
- a CDS encoding cysteine--tRNA ligase — protein MAPPTDPAAPLGAAAPAALADLRLHDTRRRSIERFEPIDAPHVGIYTCGPTVYAPQHLGNMISQLTPDLLRRVLLVAGYDVTYVTNITDVGHLTDDGDDGDDKVEAAAKRTGRTAAEIAAHYTEQWATDRRLLGCLEPDELPRAAAHVAEQIEMITMLESGGHAYVIDDGVYFDIATFPTYADFAGLNVAAQTGSGRVDNTGAKRNPADFALWKFTAPGVTRQQEWDSPWGRGFPGWHIECSAMSRRYLGDSFDIHTGGIDHIGVHHTNEVAQSESALGVHPWVRFWVHNEFLNLSGAKLSKSAGHVLTADTLIERGYDPLAFRYLFLTGHYRQQKDFTWEAMDQAAAAFRRLSKVAATGRAQALGPDGGGEAPPEGAPTAQAADASDLTVAEPSDLTAVQLPVGAAAYLDDPAVAGYSTRIWEALADDLAAPRALAVIWEAVRDEALSSAQRWALLADADRALGLGLAAAVDPDEAADATGSDQRIDELLAEREAARGERNFARADEIRDLLATEGVAITDTADGATWRRTSGDG, from the coding sequence ATGGCCCCTCCCACCGACCCGGCCGCCCCGTTGGGCGCCGCTGCGCCCGCTGCCCTGGCCGACCTTCGCCTGCACGACACGCGCCGGCGCAGCATCGAGCGCTTCGAGCCGATCGATGCCCCCCACGTCGGCATCTATACCTGCGGCCCCACCGTGTATGCGCCTCAGCACCTGGGCAACATGATCAGCCAACTGACGCCGGACCTGTTGCGGCGGGTGCTGCTGGTCGCCGGGTACGACGTCACTTACGTCACCAACATCACCGACGTCGGGCACCTGACCGACGACGGCGACGACGGCGACGACAAGGTCGAAGCTGCGGCGAAGCGCACCGGGCGGACCGCCGCCGAGATCGCGGCCCACTACACCGAGCAATGGGCCACCGACCGCCGCCTGCTCGGCTGCCTCGAACCCGACGAGCTGCCCCGGGCGGCTGCACACGTCGCCGAGCAGATCGAGATGATCACCATGCTCGAGTCCGGCGGGCACGCCTACGTCATCGACGACGGCGTCTACTTCGACATCGCCACGTTCCCCACCTACGCCGACTTCGCCGGGCTCAACGTGGCCGCCCAGACCGGCAGCGGACGGGTGGACAACACCGGCGCCAAGCGCAACCCGGCCGACTTCGCCCTGTGGAAGTTCACCGCCCCAGGGGTCACCCGCCAACAGGAGTGGGACTCGCCGTGGGGTCGGGGCTTCCCCGGCTGGCACATCGAGTGCTCGGCGATGTCGAGGCGCTACCTGGGCGACTCGTTCGACATCCACACCGGCGGCATCGACCACATCGGCGTGCACCACACCAACGAGGTGGCCCAGAGCGAGTCGGCGCTGGGCGTGCACCCTTGGGTTCGGTTCTGGGTGCACAACGAGTTCCTCAACCTGTCCGGCGCCAAACTCTCGAAGTCGGCGGGGCACGTGCTGACCGCCGACACCCTCATCGAGCGGGGTTACGACCCGCTGGCGTTCCGGTATCTGTTTCTCACCGGCCACTACCGCCAGCAAAAGGACTTCACCTGGGAGGCGATGGACCAGGCGGCCGCCGCCTTCAGGCGGTTGTCCAAGGTTGCGGCGACCGGCCGTGCCCAGGCGCTGGGCCCCGACGGCGGAGGCGAGGCGCCGCCTGAGGGGGCGCCGACGGCACAGGCGGCGGATGCGTCCGATCTCACGGTGGCGGAGCCGTCCGATCTCACAGCGGTCCAGCTGCCGGTCGGCGCCGCCGCCTACCTGGACGACCCGGCTGTGGCCGGGTACTCCACCCGAATCTGGGAGGCGCTGGCCGACGACCTGGCGGCCCCACGGGCGCTGGCGGTGATCTGGGAGGCCGTGCGGGACGAGGCGCTGAGCTCAGCGCAGCGGTGGGCGCTGCTCGCCGACGCCGACCGCGCCCTGGGCCTCGGCCTGGCCGCTGCGGTCGATCCCGACGAGGCCGCCGACGCCACCGGGTCGGACCAGCGGATCGACGAGTTGCTCGCCGAGCGGGAGGCGGCGCGCGGCGAGCGGAACTTTGCTCGAGCGGATGAGATTCGAGACCTGCTTGCGACCGAGGGAGTAGCGATCACCGACACCGCCGACGGGGCCACCTGGCGGCGGACCTCCGGAGACGGCTGA
- a CDS encoding SUF system NifU family Fe-S cluster assembly protein, giving the protein MAGLEDLYREIILDHYRSPRHRGQLDTPPAVKAEGFNPLCGDEVVVYLAVDDGVVTDVAIDGQGCSISQSSASMMSAAIKGRSVDEVRALVGSFKQMMSSHETELSGDDDDAPTETADSPDLGDLAALQGVVKFPVRIKCATLSWNTLVHALDEATA; this is encoded by the coding sequence ATGGCCGGTCTTGAGGATCTGTACCGAGAGATCATCCTCGATCACTACCGCAGCCCCCGCCATCGCGGGCAGCTCGACACCCCACCGGCCGTCAAGGCCGAGGGGTTCAACCCGTTGTGCGGGGACGAGGTGGTCGTCTACCTGGCCGTTGACGACGGCGTCGTCACCGACGTCGCCATCGATGGGCAGGGCTGCTCGATCAGCCAGTCGTCCGCCTCGATGATGAGCGCTGCGATCAAGGGCCGTTCGGTCGACGAGGTGCGTGCCCTCGTCGGCTCATTCAAGCAGATGATGTCGAGCCACGAGACCGAACTGAGCGGCGACGACGACGACGCGCCGACCGAGACGGCGGACAGCCCCGATCTGGGTGACCTGGCGGCGCTTCAGGGGGTCGTGAAGTTCCCGGTCCGCATCAAGTGCGCCACCCTCAGCTGGAACACCCTCGTCCATGCACTCGACGAGGCAACCGCGTAA
- a CDS encoding type II toxin-antitoxin system prevent-host-death family antitoxin yields the protein MDQGDGTRPAGTIEIGVRRLRSELAALVRRAGAGERVVITVAGRPVAQLGPVEPTAGPPTLADLIARGDVDAPRRADRPEPSITVPTWAGVRLDTLVREVRGR from the coding sequence ATGGATCAGGGTGATGGAACCCGCCCCGCCGGGACGATCGAGATCGGGGTGCGGCGGCTGCGCAGCGAATTGGCGGCGCTGGTGCGGCGTGCCGGTGCGGGCGAGCGGGTGGTGATCACGGTGGCGGGACGGCCGGTGGCCCAGCTGGGCCCGGTCGAGCCGACCGCCGGCCCGCCCACGCTGGCCGACCTGATCGCCCGGGGCGACGTGGATGCGCCGCGCCGCGCCGACCGGCCCGAGCCGTCGATCACCGTGCCCACCTGGGCCGGGGTTCGCCTCGACACCCTCGTCCGCGAGGTGCGAGGCCGATGA
- a CDS encoding TIGR03621 family F420-dependent LLM class oxidoreductase translates to MTRPFRFAIQLSQPLPGTSWGDTARRVEEAGFSALHMPDHFGDQLAPLAAMTWAAAVTERLRVGALVFDNDYRHPVVLHKELATIDQLSGGRVELGLGAGWMRWDYEKAGLDYDAPKVRVDRFEEALIVLKGLFRESEFSHDGEHYCIDALEGLPRPHAPGGPPLMIGAGGPRMLGIAGAHADIVGINPRIPSGAVDAEAARDFAADRVDQKLEWIKRGAGDRFDDIELNVLVFLATVTDDARGMAEGIAAMFSAEPEIPKGVGDAVNAAATGGATNDDASGGDFSTETVLEAPAILLGSFEEMAATLRQRRERWGISYITLQGPDAMEMAPLIAELSGT, encoded by the coding sequence ATGACCAGGCCCTTCCGCTTCGCCATCCAGCTCTCCCAGCCCCTACCCGGCACGTCCTGGGGTGACACCGCCCGCCGGGTCGAGGAGGCGGGCTTCTCGGCCCTGCACATGCCCGACCACTTCGGCGATCAACTGGCGCCCTTGGCGGCGATGACCTGGGCGGCGGCCGTCACCGAGCGGTTGCGGGTGGGCGCACTGGTCTTCGACAACGACTACCGCCACCCGGTGGTGCTGCACAAGGAACTCGCCACCATCGACCAGCTGTCAGGCGGGCGGGTCGAGTTGGGCCTGGGCGCCGGCTGGATGCGCTGGGACTACGAGAAGGCGGGCTTGGACTATGACGCGCCCAAGGTGCGGGTCGACCGCTTCGAGGAGGCGCTCATCGTGCTCAAAGGTCTCTTCCGCGAGAGCGAGTTCAGCCACGACGGCGAGCACTACTGCATCGATGCGCTGGAAGGGTTGCCCCGGCCACACGCGCCGGGCGGCCCTCCGCTGATGATCGGCGCCGGCGGGCCGCGCATGCTCGGCATCGCCGGCGCTCACGCCGACATCGTCGGGATCAACCCCCGGATCCCCTCCGGTGCGGTCGACGCAGAGGCCGCCCGCGACTTTGCCGCCGACCGGGTCGACCAGAAGCTGGAGTGGATCAAACGCGGTGCCGGGGACCGCTTCGACGACATCGAGCTGAACGTTCTCGTGTTTCTGGCCACCGTCACCGACGATGCCAGGGGCATGGCCGAGGGCATCGCCGCCATGTTCAGCGCGGAGCCCGAGATCCCCAAAGGGGTGGGCGATGCGGTCAACGCAGCGGCGACCGGCGGCGCCACCAACGACGATGCTTCGGGGGGCGACTTCAGCACCGAGACGGTCCTTGAGGCGCCCGCCATCCTGCTGGGGTCGTTCGAGGAGATGGCCGCCACCCTGCGCCAACGGCGCGAACGCTGGGGCATCAGCTACATCACGTTGCAGGGCCCCGACGCCATGGAGATGGCGCCGCTGATCGCCGAGCTGTCCGGCACCTAG
- a CDS encoding 4a-hydroxytetrahydrobiopterin dehydratase: MGARAEGDEGLTDDELRAALNELPGWRLAEGALHRTFEFADFSEAFAFMIRVAPLAEEANHHPDWSNSYNTVTIDLISHDVGTLTDRDITLAKAIQRVA, from the coding sequence ATGGGCGCACGGGCAGAGGGCGACGAGGGGCTGACCGACGACGAGCTCCGGGCGGCGCTCAATGAGTTGCCGGGGTGGCGGCTGGCCGAGGGAGCCCTGCACCGCACCTTTGAGTTCGCCGATTTCTCCGAGGCCTTTGCGTTTATGATCCGGGTGGCACCGCTGGCCGAGGAGGCCAACCATCACCCCGATTGGTCCAACAGCTACAACACGGTGACGATCGACCTGATCAGCCACGACGTCGGCACCCTCACCGACCGCGATATCACCCTGGCCAAGGCGATCCAGCGGGTGGCCTAA
- a CDS encoding type II toxin-antitoxin system VapC family toxin: MTLAMDTTGLLARYLEGPTHAVALRAMAADPDWCASALVLSEAMMLIDRLGLDGERSDELRRSLRDDWERCAVVPLDRKCLDRAAELGRTQPLRTVDALHLAAADRLPRPITYLTFDPAQIPVALALGFSIPED; encoded by the coding sequence ATGACGTTGGCCATGGACACGACCGGCCTGCTCGCCCGCTACCTGGAGGGCCCCACCCACGCGGTGGCGCTGCGTGCCATGGCCGCGGATCCGGACTGGTGCGCCTCGGCGCTGGTGCTGAGCGAGGCAATGATGCTGATCGACCGGCTGGGCCTCGACGGCGAGCGCTCCGACGAGCTGCGTCGCTCCCTGCGAGACGATTGGGAGCGCTGCGCCGTCGTACCCCTCGACCGCAAGTGCCTGGACCGCGCCGCCGAGCTGGGCCGCACCCAACCCCTGCGCACCGTCGATGCGCTGCACCTGGCCGCCGCCGACCGGTTGCCAAGGCCCATCACCTACCTGACGTTCGACCCGGCCCAGATCCCGGTGGCGCTGGCTCTGGGCTTCTCGATTCCCGAGGACTGA
- a CDS encoding peptidoglycan DD-metalloendopeptidase family protein, protein MNTLKNRFGRRSLGATVMAGAVLMGTVVAVAPVGAQDPTPPPTTAAPTTTPTTARPTAPPTTAPPTTAAPTSAAPTTRPPTTQAPPPVAPTTNAPGPATTPPAPQEPEGPQETLPEATLPPKQDEPEDEGGGDVGEPVTPPGNSESSGGGNTGGGAVIGENPIRELAPGVWETPVLIGGQAGVQGVSLRETVTKVRKEAESAAFTVDEQRSASKAGVIGAETAMVQSERALNEARVELERRESAAEKARKQLARMSVASYTNLYGENDPDILALTGQTMRASAVREYSGTVLVGADENQASASDGLDGAKAAVMKNTANRDSAKAALAESRKALAETEASLAKVVSQASALNLDQAPAAAPEEAPAEQPAALPDLPEGALASTTTGGDPTAGAGPDAALNALVSNDLTVTYPIAGDWNFVDSWGFERAGGKRSHKGNDLFSRYGNPVVAVEDGVVRVATNSLGGNTVYLYGRSGNRYYYAHLSAVEDGIDGQQVEVGQVMGKVGTSGNAIGTPPHLHFEVQPAGGETSNPYPMLKALAMTVAQARQGGATPTVRAQDLLVLPDQLGRTLWAEGKVRSDTLGRLGSDDWIKLINRTVLPVEALSLGDPAVAAEVSTRLGDKVDPAALPTVTGGVAPTTAPPVPIPAGAKPPMAAPPTSQAGPAG, encoded by the coding sequence TTGAATACCTTGAAGAACCGGTTTGGCCGTCGCTCGCTGGGCGCCACCGTCATGGCCGGGGCGGTCCTCATGGGCACGGTTGTTGCCGTCGCTCCCGTCGGGGCACAGGACCCGACGCCTCCCCCGACCACCGCTGCACCCACGACGACGCCCACAACGGCACGGCCGACCGCGCCCCCGACGACCGCTCCGCCAACGACAGCGGCGCCGACGTCGGCTGCACCGACGACGAGGCCGCCGACCACGCAGGCCCCGCCGCCGGTAGCGCCGACCACCAACGCGCCCGGACCGGCGACGACGCCCCCCGCCCCGCAGGAGCCCGAAGGCCCGCAGGAGACCCTTCCGGAGGCCACCCTTCCCCCCAAGCAGGACGAACCGGAAGATGAGGGCGGCGGCGACGTCGGCGAGCCGGTCACCCCGCCCGGAAACTCGGAAAGCTCCGGTGGCGGCAACACCGGCGGCGGTGCGGTCATCGGCGAGAACCCGATCCGGGAGCTGGCACCCGGCGTGTGGGAGACCCCGGTGCTCATCGGCGGTCAGGCCGGTGTGCAGGGGGTCAGCCTGCGCGAGACGGTCACGAAGGTGCGCAAGGAGGCCGAATCCGCAGCGTTCACGGTTGACGAACAGCGCTCGGCATCCAAGGCCGGGGTCATTGGGGCCGAGACGGCCATGGTGCAGTCCGAGCGGGCGCTCAACGAGGCCCGGGTGGAACTCGAGCGGCGTGAGTCGGCCGCCGAAAAGGCGCGCAAGCAGCTCGCCCGGATGAGCGTCGCCTCCTATACCAACCTGTACGGTGAGAATGACCCCGACATCCTGGCGCTCACTGGCCAGACGATGCGGGCAAGCGCGGTGCGGGAGTATTCGGGCACCGTCCTGGTCGGCGCCGACGAGAACCAGGCCTCGGCCTCCGATGGCCTCGATGGGGCCAAGGCTGCGGTCATGAAAAACACCGCCAACCGCGACAGCGCCAAGGCTGCGCTGGCGGAGAGCCGCAAGGCGCTCGCCGAGACCGAGGCCAGCTTGGCCAAGGTCGTCTCCCAGGCGAGTGCGCTGAATTTGGATCAGGCCCCAGCAGCCGCCCCCGAGGAGGCCCCCGCAGAGCAGCCGGCGGCGCTGCCCGACCTGCCCGAGGGCGCTCTGGCATCGACGACGACCGGCGGCGACCCGACCGCAGGCGCTGGGCCCGATGCGGCGTTGAACGCGCTGGTGAGCAACGACCTGACCGTCACCTACCCGATCGCCGGCGACTGGAACTTCGTCGACTCATGGGGCTTCGAGCGGGCGGGCGGCAAGCGCTCGCACAAGGGCAACGACCTGTTCTCCCGCTACGGCAACCCGGTGGTGGCCGTTGAGGACGGCGTCGTGCGGGTGGCGACCAACAGCCTGGGCGGCAACACGGTGTACCTGTACGGCCGGTCGGGCAACCGTTACTACTACGCCCACCTCTCTGCGGTTGAGGATGGCATCGACGGCCAGCAGGTGGAGGTCGGGCAGGTGATGGGCAAGGTTGGTACCTCCGGCAACGCCATCGGCACGCCGCCGCACCTGCACTTCGAGGTGCAGCCCGCCGGCGGCGAAACCTCCAACCCGTACCCGATGCTCAAGGCTCTCGCCATGACGGTCGCCCAGGCCCGTCAGGGCGGGGCCACCCCCACGGTGCGGGCTCAAGACCTGCTCGTGTTGCCCGACCAACTCGGTCGCACGCTGTGGGCCGAGGGCAAGGTCCGCTCGGACACGCTGGGCCGCCTCGGCTCCGACGACTGGATCAAGCTGATCAACCGCACGGTGCTTCCGGTGGAAGCGCTGTCGCTGGGCGATCCGGCGGTCGCCGCCGAGGTATCGACCCGCCTTGGTGACAAGGTCGACCCGGCAGCGCTGCCCACCGTCACCGGCGGCGTGGCGCCGACGACGGCGCCTCCGGTGCCGATCCCGGCGGGCGCTAAGCCCCCCATGGCCGCTCCGCCGACCAGCCAGGCGGGCCCGGCCGGGTAG